In Arthrobacter alpinus, a single window of DNA contains:
- a CDS encoding ABC transporter substrate-binding protein, producing MQALGAVVALGVLAGCTTGAKQSSGAGNADVAIGGSKFTTADEETAKLGTDAAAGVFPRVIKHASGETTLEAKPARVVVLDTGELDDVLSLGIKPVGMPTTEGANSIPSYLADEVDGVATIGTIQDLNLEAIAALKPDLIVGSKLRADKLYSQLSAIAPTVFSIRPGFPWKENFLLVGKALGEETKAVEVLNEYQEQAQQLKADVSGDPKISLVRFMPGKIRLYGNKSLIGVILKDAGLARPENQNIDDLAVEVSAENIEQADSDWVFYSSYGDPATTGETSVVAGPIWSKLESVKAGKAHGVNDDVWFLGLGPAGAKLILADLRELLVK from the coding sequence TTGCAGGCACTTGGCGCAGTTGTAGCACTTGGCGTCCTGGCCGGCTGCACGACGGGGGCCAAGCAAAGTTCCGGTGCCGGAAATGCTGATGTGGCCATCGGCGGCTCCAAATTCACCACTGCCGACGAAGAGACCGCAAAGCTCGGCACCGACGCCGCTGCTGGAGTCTTCCCCCGCGTCATCAAGCACGCCAGCGGTGAAACAACCCTGGAAGCCAAGCCCGCTCGTGTAGTGGTTCTGGACACCGGCGAACTCGACGACGTGTTGTCTCTAGGCATCAAGCCGGTTGGCATGCCCACCACTGAGGGGGCCAATTCCATTCCCAGCTACCTTGCTGATGAAGTGGACGGAGTAGCCACCATTGGGACTATCCAAGATCTGAACCTTGAGGCCATCGCCGCGCTGAAGCCCGATCTCATTGTTGGCAGCAAGCTCCGGGCCGACAAGCTGTACTCCCAACTGTCCGCCATTGCGCCGACAGTCTTCAGCATCCGCCCGGGATTCCCGTGGAAGGAAAATTTCCTGCTGGTTGGCAAGGCTCTCGGCGAGGAAACAAAGGCCGTGGAGGTCCTCAACGAGTACCAGGAGCAGGCGCAACAACTCAAGGCAGATGTGAGCGGTGACCCGAAAATCTCGCTCGTACGCTTCATGCCAGGGAAGATCCGGCTTTACGGCAACAAGTCACTGATTGGTGTAATCCTCAAGGATGCGGGACTGGCCCGCCCGGAGAACCAGAACATAGACGACCTGGCTGTTGAAGTTTCTGCCGAGAACATTGAACAGGCCGATTCCGACTGGGTGTTTTACAGCAGCTACGGTGACCCTGCGACCACAGGAGAAACTTCCGTGGTGGCCGGTCCCATCTGGTCCAAGCTGGAGTCCGTTAAAGCTGGCAAGGCCCACGGAGTGAACGACGACGTTTGGTTCCTTGGCTTGGGCCCGGCCGGCGCCAAGTTGATCCTGGCCGACCTCAGGGAGCTCCTGGTGAAGTAG